The following are encoded in a window of Mustela nigripes isolate SB6536 chromosome 1, MUSNIG.SB6536, whole genome shotgun sequence genomic DNA:
- the LOC132001400 gene encoding LOW QUALITY PROTEIN: phosphoserine aminotransferase-like (The sequence of the model RefSeq protein was modified relative to this genomic sequence to represent the inferred CDS: inserted 1 base in 1 codon) — protein MSAPTQVVNFGPGPAKLPRSVLLESQKELLDYKGTGISVLEMSHRSSDFAKIINNAENLVRELLAIPDNYKVIFVQGGGSGQFSAVPLNLIGRKAGRCADYVVTGSWSAKAAEEAKKFGTVNIVHPKLGSYTKIPDPSTWNLSPDASYVYYCANETVHGVEFDFIPDVKGAVLVCDMSSNFLSKPXDVSKFGVIFAGAQKNVGSAGVTVVIIREELLGFALRECPSILEYKVQAANSSLYNTPPCFSIYVMGLVLEWIKNNGGAAAMEKLSAIKSQMIYDSIDNSQGFYVCPVEPKYRSKMNIPFRIGNAKGDDALEKRFLDKALELNMISLKGHRSVGGIRASLYNVVTIEDVQKLAAFMKNFLEMHQL, from the exons TGCCAAGCTACCGCGCTCGGTATTGTTAGAGAGCCAAAAAGAACTATTAGACTACAAAGGAACTGGGATTAGTGTTCTTGAAATGAGCCACAGGTCGTCGGATTTTGCCAAGATTATTAACAACGCAGAGAATCTTGTGCGGGAATTGTTAGCCATTCCAGATAACTACAAGGTGATTTTTGTGCAAGGAGGTGGGTCTGGCCAGTTCAGTGCTGTCCCCTTAAACCTGATTGGCCGGAAAGCAGGAAGGTGTGCTGACTACGTGGTAACGGGCTCTTGGTCAGCTAAGGCCGCAGAAGAAGCCAAGAAGTTCGGGACTGTGAATATCGTCCACCCCAAACTTGGGAGTTACACGAAAATCCCAGATCCAAGCACCTGGAACCTCAGCCCGGACGCTTCCTATGTGTATTACTGCGCTAACGAGACCGTGCACGGAGTGGAGTTTGACTTTATCCCTGATGTCAAGGGGGCAGTGCTGGTTTGCGACATGTCCTCAAACTTCCTCTCCAAGC GTGATGTTTCCAAGTTCGGCGTGATTTTTGCCGGTGCACAGAAGAACGTGGGCTCTGCGGGGGTCACCGTAGTGATCATCCGCGAGGAACTGCTGGGGTTCGCGCTCCGAGAGTGCCCCTCGATCCTGGAATACAAAGTACAGGCTGCAAACAGCTCCTTGTACAACACGCCTCCGTGCTTCAGCATCTACGTCATGGGCTTGGTCCTGGAGTGGATTAAGAACAATGGCGGGGCCGCAGCCATGGAGAAGCTCAGCGCCATCAAATCGCAGATGATTTATGATAGTATTGATAATTCTCAAGGATTCTATGTATGCCCAGTGGAGCCCAAGTATAGAAGCAAGATGAATATTCCATTCCGCATTGGCAATGCCAAAGGAGACGATGCTTTAGAAAAAAGATTTCTCGATAAAGCTCTTGAACTCAATATGATCTCCTTGAAAGGACATAGGTCTGTGGGAGGCATCCGGGCCTCTCTGTATAATGTTGTCACGATTGAGGATGTTCAAAAGCTGGCGGCCTTCATGAAGAACTTTCTGGAGATGCATCAGCTATGA